One Malus domestica chromosome 11, GDT2T_hap1 genomic region harbors:
- the LOC103449163 gene encoding exopolygalacturonase-like isoform X2 has protein sequence MSMGLRLPNMRGIARRASAKAVFLLGFALLSCVAQSTSRGHLYRAGARRSVLDATNRKVFDVTAFGAKTEDQMKGGGNKANVVGKLSVQELPGGGIPGLPGGSAEESFADEKIDESGPDETGAGESPEEENGSAFIRTWVAACRGNYSGPTKVVIPKGTFLIGPVVFQGPCNSSTEPIVVEVQGYVKASTDLSQYSSPEWFTFELVDGLIITGDGTFDGQGQNVWKTRDNKESSSASNAPSSLKFNKVNNTLIEGITSLNSKFFHTHMFGCKNVTMSNVHLIAPGDSPNTDGLHISTSSQIKVLNSVMATGDDCVSIGQGSHDITVKNVTCGPGHGISIGSLGKYADELSVSQIYVSNCTFRNTTNGARIKTWAGESAGEATGIIYEDIIMDQVQNPIIIDQNYGAKKKVKKNIFGNKKMVVSGNKKRVRAGLGKKVGAGLKKKVGAGKKKEAAGPPSGPASKWKISDVHFRNIRGTSARNVAVSLACSSAKPCEGVELTDINFSYQGTSTKSTALTSECFNAKITSKGVQNPPLCR, from the exons ATGTCTATGGGATTGAGGTTGCCAAATATGCGGGGCATTGCAAGGAGAGCATCAGCCAAGGCTGTGTTTCTTCTCGGCTTCGCTTTGCTTTCTTGCGTGGCCCAATCTACATCCCGTGGACATCTTTATAGGGCTGGTGCCCGCAGGAGCGTTCTCGACGCCACCAATAGGAAAGTGTTTGATGTCACGGCCTTCGGTGCTAAGACCGAAGACCAGATGAAAGGAGGAGGTAACAAGGCTAATGTTGTTGGCAAGTTGAGTGTACAGGAACTGCCCGGTGGAGGTATACCAGGCCTCCCCGGTGGTTCTGCGGAGGAGAGTTTTGCTGATGAGAAGATTGATGAATCTGGACCGGATGAAACCGGAGCGGGTGAAAGCCCTGAAGAGGAAAATGGATCG GCATTCATCCGGACGTGGGTAGCCGCATGCAGAGGAAACTACAGTGGTCCAACTAAGGTTGTGATCCCCAAAGGAACATTCTTGATAGGACCTGTGGTGTTCCAAGGGCCATGCAACAGCTCAACTGAGCCCATCGTCGTTGAAGTTCAAGGATATGTCAAAGCCAGCACTGATCTCAGTCAATACTCCTCTCCCGAGTGGTTTACATTTGAGTTGGTTGACGGCTTGATCATCACCGGTGACGGAACTTTTGACGGGCAAGGCCAGAACGTATGGAAAACCAGAGATAACAAGGAATCCAGCAGCGCTTCTAATGCCCCATCG TCACTTAAATTCAACAAAGTAAACAACACCCTGATCGAAGGGATCACATCCTTAAACAGCAAATTCTTCCACACACACATGTTCGGCTGCAAAAATGTGACAATGAGCAATGTCCACCTCATTGCTCCTGGAGATAGCCCTAACACAGATGGCCTGCATATCAGCACTTCGAGCCAGATCAAAGTGCTTAACAGCGTTATGGCAACTGGCGATGACTGCGTTTCCATCGGCCAAGGCTCTCATGATATCACCGTTAAGAACGTCACCTGTGGTCCAGGACATGGCATCAGCATCGGGAGCCTCGGAAAGTACGCGGACGAACTGAGCGTCAGTCAGATTTACGTGAGCAACTGCACATTCAGAAACACCACCAACGGTGCCAGAATCAAGACTTGGGCTGGCGAAAGTGCAGGAGAAGCGACCGGAATCATCTACGAAGACATTATCATGGACCAAGTTCAAAACCCTATTATCATTGATCAGAACTATGGTGCCAAGAAGAAGGTAAAGAAAAACATCTTTGGAAATAAAAAGATGGTAGTGTCAGGAAATAAAAAGAGGGTAAGGGCAGGATTAGGAAAGAAGGTAGGAGCAGGATTAAAAAAGAAGGTAGGAGCAGGAAAAAAGAAG GAAGCAGCTGGACCACCTTCTGGACCAGCATCAAAGTGGAAGATCAGTGACGTTCACTTCAGAAACATTAGGGGCACCTCAGCCAGAAACGTTGCCGTTTCGTTAGCTTGCAGCTCTGCAAAACCATGCGAGGGCGTTGAGTTGACCGATATTAACTTTTCCTACCAGGGCACCAGTACGAAAAGCACGGCGCTTACATCTGAGTGTTTCAACGCCAAGATTACATCAAAGGGCGTACAGAACCCACCACTCTGCCGTTAA
- the LOC103449163 gene encoding exopolygalacturonase-like isoform X1, producing the protein MSMGLRLPNMRGIARRASAKAVFLLGFALLSCVAQSTSRGHLYRAGARRSVLDATNRKVFDVTAFGAKTEDQMKGGGNKANVVGKLSVQELPGGGIPGLPGGSAEESFADEKIDESGPDETGAGESPEEENGSAFIRTWVAACRGNYSGPTKVVIPKGTFLIGPVVFQGPCNSSTEPIVVEVQGYVKASTDLSQYSSPEWFTFELVDGLIITGDGTFDGQGQNVWKTRDNKESSSASNAPSSLKFNKVNNTLIEGITSLNSKFFHTHMFGCKNVTMSNVHLIAPGDSPNTDGLHISTSSQIKVLNSVMATGDDCVSIGQGSHDITVKNVTCGPGHGISIGSLGKYADELSVSQIYVSNCTFRNTTNGARIKTWAGESAGEATGIIYEDIIMDQVQNPIIIDQNYGAKKKVKKNIFGNKKMVVSGNKKRVRAGLGKKVGAGLKKKVGAGKKKALQGGKKKSEAAGPPSGPASKWKISDVHFRNIRGTSARNVAVSLACSSAKPCEGVELTDINFSYQGTSTKSTALTSECFNAKITSKGVQNPPLCR; encoded by the exons ATGTCTATGGGATTGAGGTTGCCAAATATGCGGGGCATTGCAAGGAGAGCATCAGCCAAGGCTGTGTTTCTTCTCGGCTTCGCTTTGCTTTCTTGCGTGGCCCAATCTACATCCCGTGGACATCTTTATAGGGCTGGTGCCCGCAGGAGCGTTCTCGACGCCACCAATAGGAAAGTGTTTGATGTCACGGCCTTCGGTGCTAAGACCGAAGACCAGATGAAAGGAGGAGGTAACAAGGCTAATGTTGTTGGCAAGTTGAGTGTACAGGAACTGCCCGGTGGAGGTATACCAGGCCTCCCCGGTGGTTCTGCGGAGGAGAGTTTTGCTGATGAGAAGATTGATGAATCTGGACCGGATGAAACCGGAGCGGGTGAAAGCCCTGAAGAGGAAAATGGATCG GCATTCATCCGGACGTGGGTAGCCGCATGCAGAGGAAACTACAGTGGTCCAACTAAGGTTGTGATCCCCAAAGGAACATTCTTGATAGGACCTGTGGTGTTCCAAGGGCCATGCAACAGCTCAACTGAGCCCATCGTCGTTGAAGTTCAAGGATATGTCAAAGCCAGCACTGATCTCAGTCAATACTCCTCTCCCGAGTGGTTTACATTTGAGTTGGTTGACGGCTTGATCATCACCGGTGACGGAACTTTTGACGGGCAAGGCCAGAACGTATGGAAAACCAGAGATAACAAGGAATCCAGCAGCGCTTCTAATGCCCCATCG TCACTTAAATTCAACAAAGTAAACAACACCCTGATCGAAGGGATCACATCCTTAAACAGCAAATTCTTCCACACACACATGTTCGGCTGCAAAAATGTGACAATGAGCAATGTCCACCTCATTGCTCCTGGAGATAGCCCTAACACAGATGGCCTGCATATCAGCACTTCGAGCCAGATCAAAGTGCTTAACAGCGTTATGGCAACTGGCGATGACTGCGTTTCCATCGGCCAAGGCTCTCATGATATCACCGTTAAGAACGTCACCTGTGGTCCAGGACATGGCATCAGCATCGGGAGCCTCGGAAAGTACGCGGACGAACTGAGCGTCAGTCAGATTTACGTGAGCAACTGCACATTCAGAAACACCACCAACGGTGCCAGAATCAAGACTTGGGCTGGCGAAAGTGCAGGAGAAGCGACCGGAATCATCTACGAAGACATTATCATGGACCAAGTTCAAAACCCTATTATCATTGATCAGAACTATGGTGCCAAGAAGAAGGTAAAGAAAAACATCTTTGGAAATAAAAAGATGGTAGTGTCAGGAAATAAAAAGAGGGTAAGGGCAGGATTAGGAAAGAAGGTAGGAGCAGGATTAAAAAAGAAGGTAGGAGCAGGAAAAAAGAAG gCACTGCAAGGTGGGAAGAAAAAGAGC GAAGCAGCTGGACCACCTTCTGGACCAGCATCAAAGTGGAAGATCAGTGACGTTCACTTCAGAAACATTAGGGGCACCTCAGCCAGAAACGTTGCCGTTTCGTTAGCTTGCAGCTCTGCAAAACCATGCGAGGGCGTTGAGTTGACCGATATTAACTTTTCCTACCAGGGCACCAGTACGAAAAGCACGGCGCTTACATCTGAGTGTTTCAACGCCAAGATTACATCAAAGGGCGTACAGAACCCACCACTCTGCCGTTAA
- the LOC114819482 gene encoding calcium/calmodulin-regulated receptor-like kinase 2, with product MTLEAHKESDQKVLDEASLHNYNNSSRRFSDQPDFVLGQPLKVSWETVEEMTFGFRTRILADEKSDYSVYEGFWEPVYGSQVMVMRYNTTACTSTSPGNSRGVLEAEKKAALSMHHKNILSLAGYCNCDNTMILIFPSAKRGSLETNLYGTCSVAKHLILTFQDRLKIAIEIARGVRYMHEECPQGPIVHGELLISNIFLQRDLRPLISGFGKATWLHLKQLSKPIPNQKYA from the exons ATGACGCTGGAGGCACATAAAGAAAGTGATCAAAAGGTTCTAGATGAGGCTTCTCTGCATAACTACAATAATTCTTCAAGAAGATTCAGTGATCAGCCTGATTTTGTGCTAGGGCAACCCCTAAAGGTGAGCTGGGAAACAGTTGAAGAGATGACATTTGGGTTTAGGACAAGGATTCTTGCTGATGAGAAGAGTGACTATTCGGTGTATGAGGGATTCTGGGAGCCTGTTTATGGGTCACAAGTAATGGTGATGAGATACAACACGACTGCTTGTACTAGTACTTCTCCTGGTAATAGTAGGGGCGTTCTTGAAGCTGAAAAGAAAGCGGCCTTGTCTATGCATCACAAGAATATACTGAGCCTCGCTGGTTACTGCAATTGTGACAATACTATGATTCTCATATTTCCCTCTGCGAAAAGAGGCTCGTTGGAAACAAACCTCTATG GCACATGTTCTGTAGCAAAACACTTGATATTGACATTTCAAGATAGACTGAAGATAGCAATAGAAATTGCCCGAGGGGTTCGATATATGCATGAAGAATGTCCTCAGGGCCCTATTGTTCACGGCGAATTACTCATCAGCAATATTTTTCTGCAACGTGATTTACGTCCGCTG ATCTCTGGCTTCGGGAAAGCTACATGGCTTCATCTTAAGCaattatcaaagccaatccccaACCAAAAGTATGCATAA
- the LOC103449163 gene encoding exopolygalacturonase-like isoform X3 codes for MSMGLRLPNMRGIARRASAKAVFLLGFALLSCVAQSTSRGHLYRAGARRSVLDATNRKVFDVTAFGAKTEDQMKGGGNKANVVGKLSVQELPGGGIPGLPGGSAEESFADEKIDESGPDETGAGESPEEENGSAFIRTWVAACRGNYSGPTKVVIPKGTFLIGPVVFQGPCNSSTEPIVVEVQGYVKASTDLSQYSSPEWFTFELVDGLIITGDGTFDGQGQNVWKTRDNKESSSASNAPSSLKFNKVNNTLIEGITSLNSKFFHTHMFGCKNVTMSNVHLIAPGDSPNTDGLHISTSSQIKVLNSVMATGDDCVSIGQGSHDITVKNVTCGPGHGISIGSLGKYADELSVSQIYVSNCTFRNTTNGARIKTWAGESAGEATGIIYEDIIMDQVQNPIIIDQNYGAKKKEAAGPPSGPASKWKISDVHFRNIRGTSARNVAVSLACSSAKPCEGVELTDINFSYQGTSTKSTALTSECFNAKITSKGVQNPPLCR; via the exons ATGTCTATGGGATTGAGGTTGCCAAATATGCGGGGCATTGCAAGGAGAGCATCAGCCAAGGCTGTGTTTCTTCTCGGCTTCGCTTTGCTTTCTTGCGTGGCCCAATCTACATCCCGTGGACATCTTTATAGGGCTGGTGCCCGCAGGAGCGTTCTCGACGCCACCAATAGGAAAGTGTTTGATGTCACGGCCTTCGGTGCTAAGACCGAAGACCAGATGAAAGGAGGAGGTAACAAGGCTAATGTTGTTGGCAAGTTGAGTGTACAGGAACTGCCCGGTGGAGGTATACCAGGCCTCCCCGGTGGTTCTGCGGAGGAGAGTTTTGCTGATGAGAAGATTGATGAATCTGGACCGGATGAAACCGGAGCGGGTGAAAGCCCTGAAGAGGAAAATGGATCG GCATTCATCCGGACGTGGGTAGCCGCATGCAGAGGAAACTACAGTGGTCCAACTAAGGTTGTGATCCCCAAAGGAACATTCTTGATAGGACCTGTGGTGTTCCAAGGGCCATGCAACAGCTCAACTGAGCCCATCGTCGTTGAAGTTCAAGGATATGTCAAAGCCAGCACTGATCTCAGTCAATACTCCTCTCCCGAGTGGTTTACATTTGAGTTGGTTGACGGCTTGATCATCACCGGTGACGGAACTTTTGACGGGCAAGGCCAGAACGTATGGAAAACCAGAGATAACAAGGAATCCAGCAGCGCTTCTAATGCCCCATCG TCACTTAAATTCAACAAAGTAAACAACACCCTGATCGAAGGGATCACATCCTTAAACAGCAAATTCTTCCACACACACATGTTCGGCTGCAAAAATGTGACAATGAGCAATGTCCACCTCATTGCTCCTGGAGATAGCCCTAACACAGATGGCCTGCATATCAGCACTTCGAGCCAGATCAAAGTGCTTAACAGCGTTATGGCAACTGGCGATGACTGCGTTTCCATCGGCCAAGGCTCTCATGATATCACCGTTAAGAACGTCACCTGTGGTCCAGGACATGGCATCAGCATCGGGAGCCTCGGAAAGTACGCGGACGAACTGAGCGTCAGTCAGATTTACGTGAGCAACTGCACATTCAGAAACACCACCAACGGTGCCAGAATCAAGACTTGGGCTGGCGAAAGTGCAGGAGAAGCGACCGGAATCATCTACGAAGACATTATCATGGACCAAGTTCAAAACCCTATTATCATTGATCAGAACTATGGTGCCAAGAAGAAG GAAGCAGCTGGACCACCTTCTGGACCAGCATCAAAGTGGAAGATCAGTGACGTTCACTTCAGAAACATTAGGGGCACCTCAGCCAGAAACGTTGCCGTTTCGTTAGCTTGCAGCTCTGCAAAACCATGCGAGGGCGTTGAGTTGACCGATATTAACTTTTCCTACCAGGGCACCAGTACGAAAAGCACGGCGCTTACATCTGAGTGTTTCAACGCCAAGATTACATCAAAGGGCGTACAGAACCCACCACTCTGCCGTTAA